From the genome of Diabrotica virgifera virgifera chromosome 8, PGI_DIABVI_V3a:
agtttttgtttcCCATTACAATTAAAACAAAATCTAATATAGTTTATGACATGTATGTGACATTTACATATTAATTCTTTGTAGACCTGAAGAAGATCCCATTCGTGATCAAAACATTGGCAATAAAAATAACTCAACAAACATACCTACAGTATTTATATCCAGTTTCTGCGATTCCAtcataatatttattattggataCAAAACAGTAAGCACTGTTATTTTAATTTACAGATGCCGCGGAATTATAAAAGAGTCACCGAAAAAGCTTCGTGGAGAGAGGAGGAGTTGCAAGGAGCACTCCGTGCTATACAGAATGGTATGTCGTTAAGAAAAGCtgcaataaaattttcaattccAAAATCTACGTTACACGAACGACTTAAAAATGGCACTGCCCCTTCTGGACCTTCCTTGGGCCGAAAGCCAGTTTTTTCAGTTGAAGCCGAAAATGCACTTGCTGTTCAAATTAAGAAGCTGGCAAAAGTTTTTTATGGAATAACTCCCCAGGAAGTACGAAGATGTGCTTTTGGATTTGCACAATCAAACAACATCCGAGTCCCCTTTAATCAAGAAAGAAAAATGGCTGGTAAAGACTGGGAAAGGGGCTTCATATCTCGTCACAATATTACGTTAAGGAAACCAGAAGCAACCAGCATTAACAGAATTACAGCTTTTAGTCGCAATGAAGttaccattttttttaacaatttatcCAGACTTatggaaaaatatgcattttcacccaataaaatttataattgcgATGAAACTGGGGTCACTACTGTACAACGCCCACCAAAAATATATGCAGAAAAAGGTCAGAAGCGTGTTGGATTTGTTACAAGCTGGGAAAGGGGGAAAACAACCACAGCGATGTGTGCCGTCAACGCTACAGGAAGCTATATACCTCCCATGTTTATATTTGCACGCCAAAGAATGGCGTCCCATCTTCAACGAAACGGTCCCCCTGGTGCCCTTTACACATGCTCAAAAAATGGGTGGATTACAGAGGACATATTTCTTACTTGGTTACAACATTTTCAAGCATTTGTAAAAGCATCCAAAGAAGATCCAGTTCTTTTAATCATGGACAATCATAGCACTCACTGCACGTTACAAGCATATAATTTTTGTAGAGATAACGGTATTGCTGTTCTGACAATCCCTCCACATTCATCACATCGCCTTCAGCCACTCGATGTGAGCTTTTACTTTCCTCTAAAGACCGCATTCAACTCTGAATGTTCCAAATATTTGACCAGCCATCCAGGGGAGAAAATCACGCCTAGTGAGATTGCTGAATTATTTAATTTAGCATTTAGTAGAGTGGCAACCCCGGAAAAGGCTATCAAGGGATTTAAAGAGACAGGTATTTTCCCCTACAACCCTGACGTATTCACAGATGAAGATTTTGCTCCTGCAGAAACCCTTCAATCCACTGTTTCTGATGCACTTCAAGAACCTACCCAAGCAGAAAAACTACTCAAAACAAATGAGACTACCCCTGAAAAAAATAGTAGTGTGAATGAGACAGAATTAAAAAATGTTTCCTTTGCCGAAATAATTCCTCTACCATCTTGTTCTCACGAAAATGTTGTAAAGAGACAAAATAACGCAAACAAGCAACACTCTATTGTATTTACGTCAACACCGCTAAAAGAAGAGctagaaaaaaaagaagagaagaaaaataaaaagacaACAATCAAATCAGATAAGGCTAAAAGAAATGTATTTGTGACACAGGAGGGGTCTACATTAAGACAAAAATCAAAGCGAACAAAAATTGCCTTAAACTATAAAatatgtgaagaaggagaaagtGAGATAGAGGATGATGACGATGTTAGGGACAAGAACATTACCGAAG
Proteins encoded in this window:
- the LOC126889581 gene encoding tigger transposable element-derived protein 4-like, which gives rise to MPRNYKRVTEKASWREEELQGALRAIQNGMSLRKAAIKFSIPKSTLHERLKNGTAPSGPSLGRKPVFSVEAENALAVQIKKLAKVFYGITPQEVRRCAFGFAQSNNIRVPFNQERKMAGKDWERGFISRHNITLRKPEATSINRITAFSRNEVTIFFNNLSRLMEKYAFSPNKIYNCDETGVTTVQRPPKIYAEKGQKRVGFVTSWERGKTTTAMCAVNATGSYIPPMFIFARQRMASHLQRNGPPGALYTCSKNGWITEDIFLTWLQHFQAFVKASKEDPVLLIMDNHSTHCTLQAYNFCRDNGIAVLTIPPHSSHRLQPLDVSFYFPLKTAFNSECSKYLTSHPGEKITPSEIAELFNLAFSRVATPEKAIKGFKETGIFPYNPDVFTDEDFAPAETLQSTVSDALQEPTQAEKLLKTNETTPEKNSSVNETELKNVSFAEIIPLPSCSHENVVKRQNNANKQHSIVFTSTPLKEELEKKEEKKNKKTTIKSDKAKRNVFVTQEGSTLRQKSKRTKIALNYKICEEGESEIEDDDDVRDKNITEDICILCGEFGKNSELWLRCVYCGHWAHKACSNSPKDKKFICDFCL